The following nucleotide sequence is from Cicer arietinum cultivar CDC Frontier isolate Library 1 chromosome 2, Cicar.CDCFrontier_v2.0, whole genome shotgun sequence.
CAACCGCCATGTTTAATCCAGGACATATTCTTCTCCCCGAACCAAATGGAATCAACTCAAAATCTTGTCCTTTGAAATCTATATGACTGTCTAAGAATCTCTCTGGATAAAATTCTTCTGGATTCTTCCACGTTTCAGGATCCCTATGAATTGCCCAAGCATTCACGAACACCAGTGTCTTATCTGGAATTTCGTACCCATCAATGTTACACTTTTTCATTGTTTCTCTTGGTAAAAGTATGGGCAATATTGGATACAATCTCATCGATTCTTTTATAACTGCATTTAGATATGGAAGCTTTTTAGCATCTTCTTCTTCTATAAAACCCTTCCCTTTGTACGCTTTACGAATTTCGTCTTGTACTTTCTGCATCACTCTTGGATTCTTCATTAGTGCAGTCATAGTCCAAACTACTACGGCTGCAATTGTGTCTGTTGCCGCAAACAACATATTCTGAAATATATTGACAAAGATGTATCATAATTAAGAATATATtcgtaaaaataataattaatgtaagGAAAATGAAATAACCACTAACCATAATCAAGGGTTTGATATGATCAGAAGTGAGATCCATTGACCAGTAAGGatcattcttcaattgaatcAATGAATCAATTACATCCATTTCATTTGGAGGCAACTTCTTCCTCTCTGGATCAAGATGTTCATCGACAACACTTTGAAAGAATACATCCAAACTCTTGAATGTTCTCTCGAGACGACTCGTCATTCCAGTGAATTTATCAACGATCTTTCCAATAAAAGGTAAATAATCGGTGTAAAAGAACGAAATCGTCAACTCTTGAATTTCTTTAAGCAAATCATGAAACATGCTACGCTCAATTCCTTCCTTTTCATACCTTCGACCAAACGCGGTCCTACAAACTATGGTACTTGTGAGACAAGTAAGAAGCTCATGAAGGTTCATAGCTTTGTTGCTAGAAGCATGTTCTGATATTTTTTTCATGAATTGAGTTACCTCAAATTTTCTAACTGAGTAATACATTGAGACACGTTTTACACTAAGAAAATGGATGAATGAGAATTTTTTGGTGTGTCTCCAATATTCTCTATATGGTGCAAATACTTGGTCTAATCCATTATATGAGAATTTCATATGGCTGGTTAAAGCGGGTCGGTTACAAAATTCGATATCGTGTGTTTTCATTACTTCTTTGGCCATTTTAGCTGATGAAACAACAAGTGTTTGTCTTGAACCAAGTTTAAGGAAGACTAAAGAGCCATATTTCTTTGAGAGTTCATGGAAGTCTACACCAAGAACTGAACTATCAAGTTGGTGTAAGTTTCCAATTAATGGAAGGCCTTTAGGTCCTGGTGGAAGATTTGGTTTCTTagatgttttgtgttttttgaagaagaagaatagcAAGAGAGCAAAAGCTAGAAGAGCAAGTGGTAACATGTTTTGGTTTATGAATTAGGGACAACTATCTAGCTATTGTAATCTCATGTGGTTCTGTGTTTGTGTCTAAATATGCATGTGTATATATTGGAAATGCTAAGGGAGAGTTGAGAGGGATATATTTGAATAATGTTATATCACTCTATAAAATGTTTGTACCAAAGTTAATATCTATCTCAGAAGCAAACAAACaccataatataataaaatgaaaaattaaacaaGACGCATCAAGACGGCGGtgaataaaataacattatgtTTAGATAACAAATTACTTgtaaaacataaacaaaaaaaactaaatccaTATAGAAATCAATTATAAGTAAGATCTATCTACTTtcatacttaaaaatattttaaaaagtatgatAGTTAAagacattcaatttttttgatttcacataaaaaaaatacaattactaacttatctttaattattttttctactgATACTTGTCCTTAATTATAATTGTCATCTttcacaatattaaaaaattaatgcaaTGATATTTATggaacaattttattatataagttTAAATGTACGTTTGATCCTTCAAATTTTTCAACGGTGCAATTTTAATTCTTACTTTTTCTTCTTTGTATTTCTTAGTTCCTATtctaattttaaccaaaatttACTGATGTATATTTTCAGAGTTTTCTACCAAACATCTCCACAATTGTACCTGCCCcctcaaaatacataaaaagacAATTTTACCTCACACAAGGCCCACAACTCACATCatataatgataatgatgactTTGCAACATCTTCTAGAAAGACATAAACACAATAATAGAGGTAACTAATTTCCAAAGGCTGCTCAATATTCACCTCCACTAGGAGGAAAACAATGTCCGCTTCAatttttggctaaattacatatgtagtcctttaatttaactttaggtaacgttttagtcctttatcttttttttccccgatttagtcctttattcttaacaatatcaaataaagtatgaaaatatgagtttatttgaagatttgcgttacgaatttgatgaaatttgtattatattgaagaatataattaattttatgagttttgattgaatttttttttgaatttttgtataaaaaaggataacattgttgaaattttaaaacataaaatatcaaattgtcgcttaaaattaaaataagagaccaaatcgggaaaaaaaaagataaatgactaaaacgttacttaaaattaagttaaaggaccacaaatgtaatttagcctcaatttttttctttgatagCAACGTGTTCTTCATTCTGTGTCGTAATTTTGATTCGTTTCTATATATgattttcctttattttcttCCCAATAAATATATTATCTAAATTCtacactataaaaaaaatttgtatactTACGGAAAGTaggtaaattatttaatatttacgGAAAAACTGTGAGTAAATTTgttattgaataaattaattttttaaattagatttcaTAGTTAGTccgtaaataaaattaaaaaaatatgtgaataaagtttaaaaaaatgcaattcAAATTTAAGTTGTCGaagtttcttcatttttttttatgattgattCTCCATAGATAAATGAAGAGAATTAATATAAGTTGTTTACGGATTATATGtagataaagtaaaaataaagttttatttattatcaatttttttaaaaaaaaaaaaaaaaaacttattattttcCGTTGTTAAACAAAACTAAATCGGACGTATACCACAAACCTGCTTCATACCTTGACTCTCAACTCTTCAAAGTTCCATTTGCTTCAGCGGGTTCCTTTTGGTGGTGGAAGATTTGGTTTCTTAGatgttgtgtttttttttttttttgaagaagaaaatagcaAGAGAGCAAAAGCTAGAAGAACAAGCGGTAACATGTTTTGGTTTATGAATTAGGAACAACTATCTAGCTATTATATCTGGTTGTGTGTAAATATGCATGTGTATATATGGGAAATATTAAGGGAGATAGATGGGTTACATTTGAATCCCTcaataaatgtttttattatagTTAATATGTCAATTTGAATCAAACAAACACCATAAATTTTAGCTATTTTGGTCCTCTAATTTTATCCTCTTTGTGATTTCTTAGTCCTGATTTCaatttggattaaaatttgttaatttatatttttattgacacgtgtctctcaataataattgatttaCAGTGTGGCTCAATAACAATTGTACACGTGTGAATAAAAATACAAGTCAACAAATTTTAGTCAAAATTGGAATGAGGAACTAAAAATAAGACAggagataaaaattaaaatcgcACAATTAAAAAACTTGAGGGAAAAAAAGTGCATTTAAACCTATTAAACAAAGGtagattaatctattttttcttatatttgagTTATATAATAATTAGGTATGAGAATAGTCCGTTAAGGGCattggtctgacctatttatgGGTTTGTGTGGTTTgacttgtttaataaaaagattatgctcgaatttttttaaattatattaatgtaATAGATAAAACTCAGACTTGCAAAAAAACCTATTAAACCCGATAAgctgacatatatatatatatatatatatataatttattaacgttgttattttttattattattttaaatttgttaattatgaatttattttgtttatttatttttttagaaggtTGTTGCATACTTGCTAGTTAtagttttattagatttgattatatATAAAGACATAGTttaacctatttaaaaaaatatatataaaatatactatttaaaatgtgtgaaataggcttttaaataggtttTCAGGTCAGACcatactttttaaaaaagtcaGATCAagccagaaaaaaaaaaaaaacttatgataggccgtaggtcAAACTCAGACCGAAAAAATTAAGCGTAAATCAAGCTCATGCCTTTCAAAGTCTGACTTGATTTGACATATCTCCACTCCTAATAACAATacatccatttttatttattattaaggtCCACCATAGTACAATtaaagagttgtcaaataatttttttccctCATTAACAAtcattagattaaaataaattattaagaacAATGACATGGCCTTTGTAAAGCCTACTTTAcaaggttaaatatatttttaattttttttataaaattaagatcttttaaattatttttagtttatgcTTTGATTTATCgagatttttttgaaattaaaagtattaattttttatatatatatttttttttaaaatagagactaaaagtgattaaaattattttagagactaaaaagttaaaaattattttataaaaattaaaattttaaaataataaaaaaaaatttaaccatTTATTATATAAACTAGTGCTCAAATGGCCACTAAACGTGTTCGTTTGTCT
It contains:
- the LOC101496712 gene encoding 6,7,8-trihydroxycoumarin synthase, whose product is MLPLALLAFALLLFFFFKKHKTSKKPNLPPGPKGLPLIGNLHQLDSSVLGVDFHELSKKYGSLVFLKLGSRQTLVVSSAKMAKEVMKTHDIEFCNRPALTSHMKFSYNGLDQVFAPYREYWRHTKKFSFIHFLSVKRVSMYYSVRKFEVTQFMKKISEHASSNKAMNLHELLTCLTSTIVCRTAFGRRYEKEGIERSMFHDLLKEIQELTISFFYTDYLPFIGKIVDKFTGMTSRLERTFKSLDVFFQSVVDEHLDPERKKLPPNEMDVIDSLIQLKNDPYWSMDLTSDHIKPLIMNMLFAATDTIAAVVVWTMTALMKNPRVMQKVQDEIRKAYKGKGFIEEEDAKKLPYLNAVIKESMRLYPILPILLPRETMKKCNIDGYEIPDKTLVFVNAWAIHRDPETWKNPEEFYPERFLDSHIDFKGQDFELIPFGSGRRICPGLNMAVATVELVLANLLYLFDWEMPEGVKSEDIDIDGLPGLIKHKKHPLYLVAKKRIACV